In one Sporomusa sphaeroides DSM 2875 genomic region, the following are encoded:
- a CDS encoding IS30 family transposase, with the protein MAKTNYDGKHLTTTHRIKIEKGLLDGESLASIARKITKHPSTVAKEIKKYRYFPERECSAKKLPCLFKKSCQLRFLCDKKDCVKLCKTCYDPSREADCHEICPDYAATVCSKIQKAPYVCNACSKVKRCSLQHAFYSAQQADEAAQDLLVSCRSGINQSPADIALLNDLISPLLKQGQSLAHIYAHHGHEIPCCRRTLYNYIDQGVFTARNIDLRRRVRYQCKERKKATRVSLSAREFCINRTYDDFCALLKKAPSSLVVEMDTVEGGRGNSKQAFLTLFFRNCSLMLIFVIPEKTQECVIEVFDTLSEKLGIQIFQELFPLILTDNGTEFQNPQRLECDRHGVSRTSIFYCNPNSSWQKGMLEKNHEYLRYVIPKGQSLDTYNQRDATRLMNHINSEARDSLNGCTPFRLSLLLLNPKLHELLKLVAIPPDEVTLKPSLLK; encoded by the coding sequence ATGGCTAAAACTAATTATGATGGCAAACATTTGACAACCACCCATCGCATTAAGATTGAGAAAGGGTTATTGGACGGTGAATCTCTAGCTTCTATTGCTAGAAAAATCACTAAACATCCCAGTACTGTGGCTAAGGAAATCAAAAAATACCGCTACTTTCCCGAGAGGGAATGTTCTGCCAAAAAGCTTCCCTGCCTTTTTAAAAAAAGCTGTCAGCTTCGTTTTCTCTGTGACAAAAAGGACTGTGTTAAACTCTGCAAGACCTGTTATGATCCCTCGCGTGAGGCTGATTGTCATGAAATCTGCCCCGATTACGCAGCTACCGTCTGCTCTAAAATCCAGAAAGCACCTTATGTCTGTAATGCTTGCTCTAAGGTTAAACGCTGCTCGCTTCAGCATGCCTTCTATTCCGCTCAGCAGGCAGATGAAGCAGCCCAGGATCTTCTGGTTTCCTGCCGCAGTGGAATTAACCAGTCTCCGGCCGACATCGCCCTGCTCAATGACCTCATTTCACCTTTATTAAAGCAAGGGCAATCTCTGGCTCACATTTATGCCCATCACGGACATGAGATTCCTTGCTGCCGCAGAACACTTTACAATTACATCGATCAAGGAGTCTTTACCGCAAGAAATATTGATTTAAGACGCCGCGTCCGTTATCAATGCAAAGAACGGAAGAAAGCAACCCGAGTGAGCCTCTCGGCCAGAGAATTCTGCATCAACCGTACGTATGACGATTTCTGTGCCCTATTGAAAAAAGCTCCTTCTTCTCTGGTGGTCGAGATGGACACTGTGGAGGGCGGACGCGGGAATAGTAAGCAGGCTTTTTTAACTTTATTTTTCCGGAACTGTTCCCTGATGCTTATCTTTGTTATCCCAGAAAAAACGCAGGAATGCGTCATCGAAGTCTTTGATACCCTTTCAGAAAAGCTGGGGATCCAAATCTTTCAGGAACTTTTCCCGCTCATCCTTACCGACAACGGAACTGAGTTTCAAAATCCGCAACGCTTAGAATGCGATCGTCACGGCGTAAGTCGGACAAGCATCTTTTACTGTAATCCAAACAGTTCCTGGCAGAAAGGGATGCTTGAGAAGAACCATGAATACCTGCGCTATGTCATTCCCAAAGGGCAAAGCCTAGATACTTATAACCAGCGTGATGCTACTCGTTTAATGAACCACATCAACAGTGAAGCAAGAGACAGCCTGAACGGTTGCACTCCGTTCAGGCTGTCTCTTTTGCTGTTAAATCCAAAATTGCATGAACTTCTGAAACTAGTTGCAATTCCTCCGGACGAGGTTACTCTAAAACCCTCACTCTTAAAATAA
- a CDS encoding MFS transporter, protein MLGVFSILNTEMGIIGVLPLVAEHFYVSISQAGLLVSLFALAVAISGPTLPLLFSGINRKQVMLLALGGFLIGNTVSIFTSDFTIAVIARVVPAFFHPIYVSLAFTVAAASVNKEEAPKAVSKVFIGVSAGMVLGVPVSSFIASTTSLGMAMLFFAAVNAVAFIATLIFVPSMPVHERLSYGEQVRVLRKSITWVSIAAALLMNGAVFGVFSYLAGYLESVTKLSWNIISLLLLIYGSSNIIGNIIAGKLLVKRAAKTIMLIPLALGAVYILLLMGTFTALPMGVIILVWGILAGINANVTQYLIMSAAPEAPDFANGLFLTAVNLGTTIGAAVCGLFISEMGMQYILLGGLLFLLVGAVFSFLKVHMSSAKPLAG, encoded by the coding sequence ATGTTAGGAGTTTTCAGTATTTTGAATACTGAGATGGGGATTATTGGGGTATTGCCTTTGGTTGCTGAACATTTTTATGTCAGTATATCCCAGGCAGGACTCCTGGTGAGTCTCTTTGCCCTTGCGGTTGCCATATCTGGCCCAACTTTGCCGTTGTTGTTTTCCGGTATAAACCGGAAACAGGTAATGCTGCTTGCGTTGGGGGGCTTCCTTATAGGCAACACCGTCTCAATATTTACATCGGATTTTACCATCGCAGTAATTGCCCGCGTGGTTCCGGCCTTTTTTCACCCAATCTATGTTTCCTTGGCTTTTACGGTAGCTGCTGCGTCAGTCAATAAAGAAGAAGCTCCTAAAGCTGTTTCCAAGGTGTTTATTGGCGTATCAGCAGGTATGGTGCTGGGAGTGCCGGTCAGCAGCTTTATTGCCAGTACAACTTCCTTGGGAATGGCGATGTTATTCTTTGCGGCTGTGAATGCTGTAGCATTCATTGCTACCCTTATTTTTGTACCGTCTATGCCTGTTCACGAAAGACTCTCTTACGGAGAACAAGTGCGTGTTTTAAGAAAATCAATTACCTGGGTTTCCATCGCCGCTGCCCTTTTGATGAATGGTGCAGTATTTGGGGTGTTTAGTTATCTTGCCGGGTATCTTGAAAGTGTTACGAAACTTTCCTGGAATATCATTAGTTTGCTGCTGCTAATATATGGCAGCTCAAATATTATTGGTAATATTATCGCCGGAAAGCTGCTCGTAAAACGTGCTGCGAAAACGATAATGCTCATTCCTTTAGCCTTGGGAGCAGTTTACATCCTGTTATTAATGGGGACGTTCACCGCTCTGCCTATGGGCGTAATTATCCTGGTTTGGGGAATTTTAGCCGGTATAAACGCCAATGTTACACAATATTTGATTATGTCGGCAGCACCGGAGGCTCCAGATTTTGCTAACGGCTTATTTTTAACAGCCGTTAACTTAGGAACAACCATTGGCGCGGCGGTATGCGGATTATTCATATCAGAAATGGGTATGCAATACATCTTGTTGGGGGGACTTCTATTTTTACTGGTAGGCGCTGTATTCAGCTTCCTAAAAGTCCACATGAGTTCTGCAAAACCGCTTGCCGGTTAA
- a CDS encoding flavodoxin family protein: MSKKVLIISTSPRKGGNSETLAKEFANGAEAAGHKVEIVCLHDKTIGFCIGCFACQKTQRCVIHDDADIIAQKMLTAEVIAFATPIYFYEMSGQMKTMLDRSNPLFPADYAFRDIYLLATAAEDEESAMDGAIKGLTGWIDCFAKTSLKGVVRSIGVTDVGDIAEKPALQEAYVLGTAL, encoded by the coding sequence GTGAGTAAAAAAGTTTTGATTATTTCAACAAGCCCCCGTAAGGGCGGCAATTCTGAAACCTTGGCAAAGGAGTTTGCCAACGGTGCCGAAGCAGCAGGACACAAGGTAGAGATAGTTTGCCTGCATGATAAAACTATTGGCTTTTGCATCGGCTGCTTTGCTTGCCAAAAAACACAGCGTTGTGTCATCCATGACGATGCCGACATCATCGCACAAAAAATGCTGACCGCTGAGGTCATTGCCTTTGCCACACCCATTTATTTTTACGAAATGAGCGGGCAGATGAAAACCATGCTGGATCGCTCCAATCCGCTATTCCCCGCCGACTATGCTTTCCGTGATATCTATTTGCTGGCAACTGCGGCGGAGGATGAAGAAAGTGCAATGGACGGTGCCATTAAGGGCCTCACGGGTTGGATTGATTGCTTTGCAAAAACAAGCTTAAAAGGTGTTGTGCGCAGCATCGGAGTAACAGATGTCGGGGATATTGCCGAAAAACCGGCTCTCCAGGAAGCCTATGTATTAGGAACGGCACTTTAA
- a CDS encoding cyclophilin-like fold protein, which produces MAEGNEKTISILLSILCVIALAGCSTTPLAPSSPPPEPGILKNPLPSGQTSQAKGNTMRTITIRVGNKNFRATLYDNDSTRALTAKLPLTLNMDELNGNEKFYFFPEKFPTNSEQGGSIKTGDLMLYGSDCLVLFYKNFSTSYSYTRLGYVEDANGLAAALGSGSVQVTFSAP; this is translated from the coding sequence GTGGCTGAAGGAAATGAAAAAACAATATCTATATTGCTTTCCATTCTATGTGTGATTGCTTTGGCTGGCTGTTCAACCACTCCTTTAGCGCCCTCTTCTCCTCCGCCAGAACCGGGCATATTGAAAAACCCGCTGCCCTCCGGGCAGACTTCACAAGCAAAAGGTAATACCATGCGGACTATAACTATACGGGTTGGTAATAAAAATTTTAGAGCAACCCTATATGACAATGATTCTACACGGGCGCTCACGGCGAAGCTGCCCCTGACCTTGAACATGGACGAACTGAATGGCAATGAAAAATTCTACTTTTTTCCGGAAAAATTTCCTACCAATAGCGAGCAAGGAGGAAGTATCAAAACCGGTGATTTAATGCTCTATGGTTCTGACTGTTTGGTGCTGTTCTATAAGAATTTTTCCACTTCGTACAGCTATACAAGGCTTGGGTATGTTGAAGATGCCAACGGGTTAGCGGCTGCGCTTGGCAGTGGGAGTGTACAGGTAACTTTTAGCGCACCGTAG
- a CDS encoding alpha/beta hydrolase has product MKKMITRGFKMLTAMTLGLVLSTASIGIAAAADMLNGADNFYKSDKVTVQKVTFKNQYNMKVAGNLFIPKAMSKNTKNPTIIVGHPMGAVKEQSANLYATKMAEQGFVTLSLDLSFWGESAGQPRNVVSPDIYAEDFSAAVDFLGTQPFVDKERIGVIGICGSGSFAISAAKIDPRMKAIATVSMYDMGSANRNALNHSLTLEQRRAIIAEAAEQRYVEFKGGETKYTSGTVHELNEDTHPIQREFFDFYRTPRGEFTPKGSSPKLTTHPTLTSNIKFMNFYPFNDIETISPRPMLFITGDQAHSKEFSEDAYKRAAEPKELYYVPGAGHVDLYDRVNLIPFDKLTSFFSQYLK; this is encoded by the coding sequence ATGAAAAAAATGATTACTCGTGGGTTCAAAATGCTCACAGCAATGACACTGGGCTTGGTTTTATCCACTGCCAGCATTGGCATTGCAGCTGCTGCAGACATGTTAAATGGCGCAGATAACTTTTACAAAAGCGACAAGGTGACTGTGCAAAAAGTTACATTTAAAAACCAATACAATATGAAGGTTGCAGGGAATCTTTTTATTCCTAAGGCTATGAGTAAGAACACCAAAAATCCTACAATCATTGTCGGCCATCCCATGGGTGCAGTAAAAGAACAAAGCGCCAATCTATATGCCACGAAAATGGCTGAACAAGGTTTCGTTACTTTGTCCTTGGACTTGTCTTTCTGGGGAGAAAGTGCGGGACAGCCTCGCAATGTTGTTTCGCCAGACATCTATGCCGAAGATTTCAGTGCTGCGGTAGACTTCCTGGGCACCCAGCCGTTTGTTGACAAAGAGCGAATTGGTGTTATCGGGATCTGCGGCAGTGGCAGCTTCGCTATCAGCGCAGCCAAGATCGACCCGCGCATGAAAGCCATTGCCACAGTCAGCATGTATGATATGGGTTCTGCCAACCGTAATGCTCTTAACCATTCTTTAACCCTTGAACAGCGCAGAGCTATCATCGCCGAAGCAGCCGAGCAGCGCTATGTGGAATTCAAAGGCGGTGAAACCAAATACACCAGCGGCACTGTGCATGAACTGAACGAAGACACCCACCCCATCCAGCGAGAGTTTTTTGATTTCTACCGCACCCCAAGGGGTGAGTTCACTCCCAAAGGCTCGTCACCTAAACTCACGACACACCCCACACTGACCAGCAACATCAAATTCATGAATTTCTATCCGTTCAATGACATAGAAACCATTTCTCCCCGTCCGATGCTGTTCATCACCGGCGATCAGGCCCATTCCAAGGAGTTCAGCGAAGATGCTTACAAGCGTGCGGCTGAGCCCAAAGAATTATATTATGTTCCTGGCGCAGGTCATGTAGATTTGTACGACCGGGTGAATCTTATCCCCTTTGATAAGCTTACCTCCTTCTTTTCCCAGTATCTGAAATAA
- a CDS encoding DUF1007 family protein, translating into MKAWLIAVFFTILFITPHAQAHPHVFITPKATLITNDHFVSQINVEWEFDAMSSSLFLESVGSNTTEIWNLVFPETQLLANGGQTARTGYYAYVEIDGRIIDNLVPTGFTAEFIDEVLRCRFTLNINQTVGNTMKLGFSDPTNYNDFDIQRGNFQVLAQNGAIPVLEKQTENYIDKILLSW; encoded by the coding sequence TTGAAAGCATGGCTAATTGCTGTTTTTTTTACAATCTTATTCATTACTCCTCACGCCCAAGCCCACCCACACGTGTTCATTACCCCGAAAGCAACGTTGATCACAAATGATCATTTTGTTTCACAGATCAATGTGGAATGGGAGTTTGATGCTATGTCTTCATCACTGTTTTTAGAAAGTGTTGGTTCTAACACTACAGAAATATGGAATCTAGTCTTTCCCGAAACACAATTGCTGGCAAATGGCGGTCAAACGGCTCGAACCGGATATTATGCCTATGTCGAAATAGATGGGAGAATCATTGATAATTTAGTTCCGACTGGTTTTACAGCGGAATTTATCGATGAAGTTTTACGCTGTCGATTCACGCTCAACATAAACCAAACGGTCGGGAATACAATGAAACTTGGTTTTAGCGATCCTACAAACTATAATGATTTCGATATACAAAGAGGAAATTTTCAGGTTCTTGCCCAAAATGGAGCCATTCCTGTGTTGGAAAAGCAGACTGAAAACTATATTGATAAAATTTTACTGTCATGGTAG
- a CDS encoding nickel/cobalt transporter, translating into MKLRITSILLLVFFIYCLVIATPALFSQAEAKPHVDTISQQVSDVFQHNALLVQLTKLQQSLNKDIAMKIKELKQQEDPLLLVSLLFMSFIYGIVHAIGPGHGKSIISSWIIAQQRKLSTVIFVSGLAAAAHALSATLIVGGTYVLLGKFATVSTQKLNVYLQIAAAILIIGMGLAMLIRLVHGRFSQSRSDLGQALPSPWESPSVVALSIGVVPCPVTSVVLIFCLTLGLIWQGLLLVLSFAAGMGISLITIAFLVWSCKEKITPKKLSGFHHVVTHVFPAIGGIFLVTIGSAILYSLL; encoded by the coding sequence ATGAAACTACGAATAACCTCTATTCTTTTACTGGTTTTTTTTATCTATTGCCTGGTCATTGCAACGCCTGCGTTATTCTCCCAGGCGGAAGCCAAACCGCACGTCGACACAATTTCACAGCAAGTAAGCGATGTATTCCAGCATAACGCCTTGCTTGTTCAGCTTACCAAGTTACAACAGAGTTTAAATAAAGATATTGCCATGAAAATAAAGGAACTAAAACAGCAAGAAGATCCGTTGCTGCTTGTTTCCCTTTTATTCATGTCCTTTATCTACGGTATTGTTCATGCTATCGGCCCTGGTCATGGCAAATCCATTATTTCGAGCTGGATTATTGCACAGCAGCGAAAATTAAGTACGGTGATCTTTGTTTCGGGCTTGGCCGCTGCCGCGCATGCACTATCGGCCACTCTGATCGTGGGTGGCACTTACGTACTATTGGGCAAATTTGCAACAGTAAGTACACAAAAGTTAAATGTCTATTTGCAAATCGCTGCAGCCATCCTGATAATTGGGATGGGTTTGGCAATGCTGATTCGCCTGGTTCATGGACGTTTCAGCCAAAGCCGGTCTGATCTGGGACAAGCATTGCCCAGCCCCTGGGAAAGTCCATCTGTTGTTGCTCTCTCTATTGGGGTTGTACCTTGCCCCGTTACAAGTGTAGTGCTAATATTCTGCCTGACGTTAGGTCTCATTTGGCAGGGGCTCTTACTAGTCCTTTCTTTCGCTGCCGGTATGGGAATAAGTCTTATCACCATTGCTTTTCTGGTATGGTCGTGTAAAGAAAAAATAACGCCAAAAAAGCTTTCCGGATTTCACCATGTGGTCACCCACGTCTTTCCTGCAATCGGAGGAATCTTCCTGGTTACGATTGGGTCGGCTATACTCTATTCCCTGTTATAA
- a CDS encoding alkaline phosphatase, translating into MSKKKSWYFLAAVVGALVVAMVSFAVPNPTSAVAGEENGYYGKKAKYVFYFIGDGMAMPQINSTEIFKGTLSSSDPMYKEKLSFTVFPHQGMQTTHSTSSFITDSAAAGTALASGHKTANDVLGVDPANKIKYKSMAEMAKEKGMKVGIVSSVSLDHATPAVFYAHEASRNNFYEIALSMSDSGFDYFAGGGLLAPTGKKKDRPDALEIAKQKGYKVVNNQNEIMNLSRNDGKVIAIQPGLANEEAMQYEIDRTHQLSLADFTKKGIELLDNPNGFFMMVEGGKVDWACHANDAATTIRDVMAFDNAIAEALKFYAKHPNETLIVVTGDHETGGMSVGFSGTKYETFYNKINKQTMSFEELDKKIKAYRGIVGENGANLQDWLPILAKDFGLTELTAYDQQRLADALAQSMLDAKKRTKDEKSYLLYGGYEPFSMTVTHILNQKAGIGWTTYAHTGVAIPVFAQGTGGEMFQGYYDNTDIAKKMMSIMGVKFQ; encoded by the coding sequence GTGAGTAAGAAAAAGAGCTGGTATTTCCTGGCTGCAGTTGTTGGTGCTCTCGTTGTAGCAATGGTAAGTTTTGCAGTACCCAATCCTACATCTGCAGTTGCCGGTGAAGAGAATGGCTACTATGGGAAAAAAGCAAAGTACGTATTTTATTTCATTGGTGATGGTATGGCGATGCCGCAGATTAATTCAACTGAAATTTTCAAAGGTACTCTTTCCAGCAGTGACCCTATGTACAAAGAAAAACTGAGTTTTACTGTTTTTCCCCACCAGGGGATGCAGACAACCCACTCTACCAGCAGTTTCATCACTGACTCTGCAGCTGCCGGCACCGCTCTGGCAAGTGGGCACAAAACAGCCAACGACGTGCTAGGTGTAGATCCTGCCAACAAAATAAAATATAAATCAATGGCTGAAATGGCGAAAGAAAAAGGCATGAAAGTTGGCATTGTTTCCAGTGTATCTCTCGACCATGCAACTCCTGCCGTATTCTATGCTCATGAAGCCAGTCGCAATAACTTTTACGAAATTGCATTATCAATGAGCGACAGCGGTTTCGATTATTTTGCCGGCGGCGGCTTATTAGCACCTACCGGAAAGAAGAAAGACCGCCCGGATGCGTTGGAGATCGCTAAACAAAAAGGATATAAGGTAGTCAATAATCAAAATGAGATTATGAATCTCAGCCGCAATGATGGTAAAGTAATTGCTATTCAGCCTGGCTTGGCAAACGAGGAGGCTATGCAATATGAAATCGACCGCACCCACCAATTGTCGTTAGCAGACTTTACTAAAAAAGGGATTGAGCTGCTAGATAACCCTAACGGCTTTTTTATGATGGTCGAAGGCGGTAAAGTGGACTGGGCTTGCCATGCCAATGATGCTGCAACAACCATCCGGGATGTAATGGCTTTTGACAATGCCATTGCTGAAGCTCTTAAGTTCTATGCGAAACATCCAAATGAAACGCTTATTGTCGTTACCGGTGACCATGAAACAGGTGGTATGTCTGTAGGTTTCTCCGGTACAAAATATGAAACCTTTTATAATAAAATCAACAAGCAAACCATGTCTTTCGAAGAACTTGACAAGAAAATCAAAGCCTATCGCGGAATTGTTGGCGAAAACGGCGCAAACCTTCAAGATTGGCTGCCGATTCTCGCTAAGGATTTTGGACTGACCGAATTGACTGCCTATGATCAGCAGCGCTTAGCCGATGCCCTTGCTCAAAGCATGCTGGACGCAAAAAAACGCACCAAAGACGAAAAAAGTTATCTCTTATATGGCGGCTATGAACCATTCTCGATGACCGTGACCCATATTCTTAACCAAAAAGCCGGCATTGGCTGGACGACTTATGCCCACACGGGCGTTGCGATTCCGGTTTTTGCTCAAGGCACTGGTGGAGAAATGTTCCAGGGATACTATGACAATACAGATATTGCAAAAAAAATGATGAGTATTATGGGTGTTAAATTCCAGTAA
- a CDS encoding YibE/F family protein, protein MIQQTARDKTLVLVVTILSMLLYFLPTGFPDQNDDYVRSKARVLAVDNANVHQRGVVKTGVQVVQLVVVNGPFRDQQIETTNPLLGKLELDKIFQAGDTALVVIKGQSGQIEAANLLDHYRLDIEAILFALFAFLLFWYAGWTGVKSLLSFIFTILVLWKVLWPLFLKGWDPIIVSLLAVCAIVACVIFLVTGLTRQGLAAFLGTMSGAITACIMAVIFGKLFKVHGAVVPYAETLLHVGFSQIDLTKVFLAGIFLASSGAMMDVAVDIAVSVAELVEKRPDITRKEAVASGMNVGRAVVGTMTTTLLLAYSGSFTALMMVFLAQGTPVINILNLTYIAAEVLHTLVGSLGVVLVAPFTALLSGWLLVHHGDTGAEI, encoded by the coding sequence ATGATACAGCAAACTGCGCGCGATAAAACTTTAGTTTTAGTGGTAACAATCCTTTCCATGCTCCTGTATTTTCTCCCCACCGGTTTTCCTGATCAGAATGACGATTACGTCCGCAGTAAAGCCAGAGTACTGGCAGTGGATAATGCCAATGTCCATCAGCGCGGCGTAGTCAAAACCGGAGTACAGGTAGTACAATTGGTAGTAGTCAACGGACCGTTTCGTGATCAGCAGATTGAAACTACCAATCCCCTGCTTGGCAAACTTGAACTTGACAAAATCTTTCAAGCAGGTGATACAGCCTTAGTGGTAATAAAAGGACAGTCCGGACAAATTGAAGCTGCCAATCTTCTTGATCATTACCGTCTGGATATTGAGGCAATCCTGTTTGCGTTGTTTGCATTTTTGCTATTTTGGTATGCCGGCTGGACGGGCGTAAAATCATTATTGTCATTTATCTTTACCATCTTAGTACTGTGGAAAGTACTGTGGCCACTGTTTTTAAAAGGCTGGGACCCAATTATTGTTTCACTGCTTGCTGTGTGCGCAATTGTCGCTTGTGTTATCTTTCTTGTCACCGGACTTACACGGCAAGGGCTCGCCGCTTTTCTTGGCACGATGAGCGGCGCAATTACCGCATGTATTATGGCCGTCATATTCGGCAAACTGTTTAAGGTACACGGTGCGGTAGTTCCCTATGCGGAGACACTGCTCCATGTAGGTTTTAGTCAAATCGACTTAACAAAGGTTTTCTTAGCCGGAATATTCCTGGCCTCTTCAGGCGCAATGATGGATGTGGCTGTGGATATTGCTGTCTCGGTTGCCGAGCTGGTAGAAAAAAGACCGGATATTACCCGTAAAGAAGCTGTTGCTTCAGGTATGAATGTGGGCCGGGCAGTAGTCGGAACCATGACGACAACATTGCTATTGGCGTATTCCGGATCATTTACTGCATTGATGATGGTATTCCTGGCTCAAGGAACACCGGTCATAAACATTTTAAATCTGACTTATATTGCAGCAGAGGTTCTCCACACTCTTGTCGGCAGCCTTGGAGTCGTGCTTGTTGCTCCATTTACTGCGTTACTATCTGGTTGGCTGCTGGTCCATCATGGTGACACCGGAGCTGAAATTTAA
- a CDS encoding Na+/H+ antiporter NhaC family protein yields MEIILSLMPFLFIIVFAILTRWIIPSIIIGLMIGAFLRSDNSLLEALDLFSSYITGAITDESNAIILVFLFGFGALSEIFKLGGGISAFARLAEKRLQSERSAYLSVWLITPLTFLDCCFRIISSGIISKAVLERTNGSKDRLAFIINSSSQLIPLIPFATTYIGYILGLLLPMLLQLNVNTSPYTLYLQAIPYNFYSIIMVLFSGMLTFTEIKPLQLFRPAYKPMLSEQGKHTQGEAEHQHTFEEKLPPRLFNLVLPLLIMISALFYLVWRSGVSRGGTSLSQALIFADYELAVLNATIITLSLTILLYLMQKVPAKSLQKAFFAGGVEMLPPIIIISLAWAMILVSRDLEFYDIASNLFNSYLPRQLLPVLFFLATGITSYFIGSSWATWALFLPVALSTAVAADVNLPLILGSVMAGGSVGDNISPLGEDPILVASTIDIPVIDHIRYCVPYGMLAFIVSAGGYLIAGYLL; encoded by the coding sequence ATGGAAATTATCCTAAGCCTTATGCCTTTTTTATTCATTATAGTTTTTGCCATTTTAACTAGATGGATCATCCCTTCAATTATCATTGGACTAATGATCGGGGCGTTTTTAAGATCCGACAACAGTCTGTTGGAAGCACTTGACTTATTTAGTTCATATATTACCGGCGCTATTACGGATGAATCCAATGCCATTATTCTGGTCTTTTTATTCGGGTTTGGTGCTCTGTCGGAAATATTCAAGCTAGGCGGAGGAATTTCAGCCTTTGCCAGACTTGCAGAAAAACGACTGCAATCCGAGCGGAGCGCCTACCTCAGCGTTTGGCTGATAACTCCCCTCACCTTCCTCGACTGTTGTTTTCGCATAATTTCCAGCGGCATTATTTCCAAGGCCGTCTTGGAAAGAACCAACGGTTCAAAAGACCGGCTGGCCTTCATCATCAACAGCTCGTCCCAGCTAATCCCGCTGATTCCGTTTGCCACTACGTATATTGGCTATATTTTGGGGTTGCTATTGCCAATGCTGCTGCAATTAAATGTGAACACCAGCCCTTATACACTGTATCTTCAGGCTATCCCCTATAATTTTTATTCCATCATTATGGTTCTTTTCAGCGGAATGCTGACTTTTACGGAGATTAAACCGCTGCAACTTTTTCGACCCGCCTATAAACCAATGCTGTCGGAACAAGGTAAACATACTCAAGGCGAAGCCGAGCATCAGCATACCTTTGAAGAAAAACTCCCACCGCGTCTTTTCAATCTCGTCCTGCCACTCCTGATTATGATTTCGGCCCTGTTTTACCTGGTATGGCGTTCCGGCGTTAGCCGGGGAGGCACCTCCTTAAGTCAAGCCCTGATATTTGCCGACTACGAACTGGCCGTCTTAAACGCCACAATAATCACCCTCAGCCTGACTATTTTATTGTATCTGATGCAAAAAGTCCCGGCAAAGTCGCTGCAAAAAGCCTTTTTTGCCGGCGGCGTGGAAATGCTGCCGCCAATCATTATCATCAGCCTGGCCTGGGCAATGATTCTGGTGTCCCGCGACTTGGAGTTTTATGATATCGCCTCTAATTTGTTTAACTCTTATTTACCCCGCCAACTTCTACCTGTTTTATTCTTTTTGGCAACGGGGATCACATCGTATTTTATCGGTTCTTCATGGGCAACGTGGGCTCTCTTCTTACCGGTTGCACTGTCAACCGCAGTTGCCGCTGACGTTAATCTACCGTTAATACTTGGCTCCGTTATGGCCGGTGGTTCTGTGGGTGACAACATATCTCCTTTGGGGGAAGACCCTATCTTAGTGGCGAGCACGATCGATATTCCCGTGATCGATCATATACGCTACTGTGTTCCTTATGGAATGCTCGCATTTATTGTTTCAGCAGGCGGTTATCTGATCGCTGGCTATCTATTATGA
- a CDS encoding GTP-binding protein, with product MPKVVDIVQGFIGSGKTSLINSLIENVFPNESILVVLTEWGNTQVVQMDSRITTYSWNYEKGFSPDAVRQIVRTGSYQRIIFEVNRLATGNELIDVLLQLAHEGHICLGAKMAVFDGRKHDLLGESLKDILYQAAVTSDGFWINHANKNICKWLASINPGAHQSTGDDLTKWYDQVANAGPKSSIKELALCIIVPVVVYLIIYLLIFK from the coding sequence ATGCCAAAAGTTGTTGATATTGTTCAGGGCTTTATTGGATCGGGAAAAACTTCACTGATAAACAGTCTTATTGAAAACGTTTTTCCGAATGAGAGCATTCTTGTTGTTTTAACTGAGTGGGGGAACACTCAGGTGGTCCAAATGGATTCACGGATTACGACGTACTCATGGAATTATGAAAAAGGGTTTTCTCCGGACGCAGTGCGGCAAATTGTTAGAACTGGATCCTACCAAAGGATAATCTTTGAGGTAAATAGACTGGCTACGGGGAATGAGCTCATTGATGTTTTACTGCAGCTAGCCCATGAGGGCCATATTTGTCTGGGCGCAAAGATGGCGGTTTTTGACGGGAGAAAACATGATCTATTAGGTGAATCTCTAAAAGATATTCTTTATCAAGCCGCAGTAACTAGTGATGGCTTTTGGATCAATCATGCCAATAAGAATATATGTAAGTGGTTGGCCTCAATTAACCCAGGGGCTCATCAAAGCACTGGAGATGACTTAACTAAGTGGTACGATCAAGTTGCAAACGCGGGACCTAAAAGTAGCATAAAGGAGCTTGCCTTATGTATTATTGTCCCTGTGGTAGTGTATTTAATTATTTACCTGTTAATCTTTAAATAA